The Mesobacillus boroniphilus region CCTGCTCAAGTGTAGTCATCGACACCGTCGTCGCAGTCAGGTTCTGACGCAGGAAATGCGACAGAGAGACAAGCAGCTTCCTCGCTTTTGCAGGATCAATCCTGATCAGAGAGGTGATGACATTCATTGTATTGAAAAGGAAGTGAGGACTGATTTGTGCCTGTAGGGCCTTTACTTCAGCTTCCTTGGCAAGCTGATAGGCTTTATCCGCTTCAGCGATTTCAAGCTGGTTGCTGAGCAGGTTGCTGAGACCGGATATGAGCTCAATGACGACATTGGTGATTTCTTTTTCCGATTTAAAATAAAACTTCAGCGTGCCAATCGTTTCGTCGCGCAGTTTCAATGGGGCAATCACTGCAGCTCCAAGAGGGCAGCTTTGCTCACGGCAGTGAATCGTTTCATCATTGGCGACGACAAGCTTGCCGCTTTTCAGCACATCCCTCGTAATCTGCGTCTGGATGGGGCTTGTGGAACGATGATGGTCATCACCAAGGCCGACATGTGCCAGGATTTCAGATTGGTTTGTGATTGCGACCGCACTAGTCTGAACCTCGTTGTGTAAAATCTCGCAGACTGACCTTGCTGAATCCGGATTGATGCCTTTGCGCAGGTACGCGAGCGTCTGGTCGGCGATCCGCAGTGTTTTTTGCGCAAGCATCGCACCAGTCTTTTCCTCTTCGGAAACAACATTCTTTATCACCATCAAAAATAAAGCAGAGCCAAGCCCGTTTGCGAGAATCATTGGAACACCGATAATTTCGACGAGTGTTTGCGCTTGATCATAAGGCTTGGCTATCAAAAGGATAATCAGCATTTGCACCGTTTCTGCAATCGCCCCAACCAGGAAGGCTGTCCTCAGATTGACATTGTTTTTCTTCTTTTGAAAACGGCCGGCAATGATTCCGGCAACGATGGCCGCAAGTCCGCAGGCAAGAGCGGTGAACCCGCCGAGCGTAAAGCGATGCAGACCCGCGATAAGGCCTGCGCCTATACCTACCTTGTATCCGCCAAGCATACCGGCAATCACGATCCCGATGACACGTGAATTGGCAATTGCCTCATCTGATGCCAAGTCAGCAGCCCAGGGGTTGAACTGAAGTGTATCAGTTGAGAAGCTCATGCCTGAATATGTACCAATAATCCCGAAAAAACCAAAGAATACAATCGCAAAATATTGCTGTCGCTTGTTCAGGGAATTATGATAAATCAATCCCCGGAAGAAGCGGAACCTCGTTAAAATGAAAGCAATCGTCACAATGATGCCGAGCCGTTCCAGCATCGTAATGAGTAATTCGAACATAACCGTACCCCTCAGGAAGTGTTTGCATTCATTTTAAATGAACGATGATGAAAAACAAAGATATATAGATGTAGAAAGAAGCCCGGTCAGCAGCAACCAGGCTTTGTTTCGGTTGATAATATGATTCTAATCCAGCTTTATAGCGAAAATATTAATTTTATAGCGGAAAAGGATTTTTATAGCGGAATTGACTTTTTAATAGCGAAAAATAAATTTTTAATAACGATTTGGAAATTATTAGCTAATTTTTCAGGCC contains the following coding sequences:
- a CDS encoding sensor histidine kinase; amino-acid sequence: MFELLITMLERLGIIVTIAFILTRFRFFRGLIYHNSLNKRQQYFAIVFFGFFGIIGTYSGMSFSTDTLQFNPWAADLASDEAIANSRVIGIVIAGMLGGYKVGIGAGLIAGLHRFTLGGFTALACGLAAIVAGIIAGRFQKKKNNVNLRTAFLVGAIAETVQMLIILLIAKPYDQAQTLVEIIGVPMILANGLGSALFLMVIKNVVSEEEKTGAMLAQKTLRIADQTLAYLRKGINPDSARSVCEILHNEVQTSAVAITNQSEILAHVGLGDDHHRSTSPIQTQITRDVLKSGKLVVANDETIHCREQSCPLGAAVIAPLKLRDETIGTLKFYFKSEKEITNVVIELISGLSNLLSNQLEIAEADKAYQLAKEAEVKALQAQISPHFLFNTMNVITSLIRIDPAKARKLLVSLSHFLRQNLTATTVSMTTLEQELAHVKAYLSIEEARFVEKLKVTYDIEDDALPVKIPPLTLQPIVENAVKHGIKNMDHDCQINIDIHKSDNSTIVTVRDNGQGMSKERINQLGKQIIDSETGSGIALFNVNRRLTMNFGEEASLRIDSATGKGTKISFTIPQAEEL